In the genome of Neofelis nebulosa isolate mNeoNeb1 chromosome 6, mNeoNeb1.pri, whole genome shotgun sequence, one region contains:
- the LOC131513400 gene encoding putative olfactory receptor 2B8: MERANGSTSSGFLLLGFSDRPKLETPLFVVILMGYVLSCLGNGTIILLSLRDPRLHTPMYCFLSNLSFMDLCLTTCTVPQTLANLKGRDKTITYGGCVSQLLIALGLGGVECVLLSVMAYDRYAAVCRPLHYLIIMHPQLCLRLVLTAWLTGFGNSVLQTALTMTLPLCGRNQVDHFFCEVPVMLKLACADTSFNEAELFAVSVFFLVVPLSLILVSYGHITRAVLKIKSARGRRKAFGTCGSHLMVVVIFFGTLISMYLQPPSSYSQDVNKSIALFYTLVTPLLNPLIYTLRNKEVKGALRRLLRGTTGSRGS, translated from the coding sequence ATGGAAAGAGCGAATGGCAGCACCTCCTCAGGATTCCTCCTCCTGGGCTTCTCCGACAGGCCAAAGCTGGAGACGCCTCTCTTTGTGGTCATCCTGATGGGCTACGTCCTGAGCTGCCTAGGCAATGGCACCATTATACTCCTGTCGCTGCGGGACCCTCGCCTGCACACCCCCATGTATTGCTTCCTCTCCAACCTCTCTTTCATGGACCTGTGTCTGACCACCTGCACCGTCCCTCAGACTCTGGCCAACCTCAAGGGGCGGGACAAGACTATCACCTATGGCGGCTGCGTGAGCCAGCTCCTCATCGCCCTGGGGCTCGGGGGCGTGGAGTGTGTGCTCTTGTCGgtcatggcctatgaccgctacgCCGCCGTGTGCCGCCCACTGCACTACCTGATCATCATGCACCCGCAGCTCTGCCTGCGCCTGGTCCTAACTGCTTGGCTCACAGGGTTCGGCAACTCGGTGCTACAGACGGCCCTGACCATGACCCTGCCCCTGTGCGGGAGAAACCAGGTGGACCATTTCTTCTGTGAAGTGCCGGTGATGCTCAAGCTGGCCTGCGCCGACACCTCCTTCAACGAGGCTGAACTCTTCGCGGTCAGTGTCTTCTTCCTCGTGGTGCCTCTGTCGCTCATCTTAGTGTCCTACGGCCACATCACCAGGGCCGTCCTGAAGATCAAGTCGGCCCGGGGCAGGCGGAAGGCCTTCGGAACCTGCGGTTCCCACCTGATGGTGGTGGTCATCTTCTTTGGCACGCTCATCTCCATGTACCTCCAGCCTCCCTCCAGCTACTCGCAGGATGTCAACAAAAGCATTGCGCTCTTCTACACTCTGGTGACTCCCCTACTGAATCCCCTCATTTACACTCTGAGGAACAAGGAGGTCAAGGGGGCGCTGAGGAGACTGCTGAGAGGAACCACAGGCTCCAGAGGGAGCTAA